The nucleotide window AAGCCAGGAGTTAAGTTGTATGATGTGGCAGAGTTTGTTGAGAATAGGATTAAGGAATTAGGTGGAGAACCAGCATTCCCATGCAATATTTCAATAAACCATATTGCTGCCCACTACTCCCCATGTTATAATGATGATAAGATTTTTGGGGATAATGATATTGTAAAATTGGATTTAGGGGCTCATGTTGATGGGTATATTGCAGATACAGCAGTTACTGTTGATTTATCAAATTCCTACAATGATTTAAAAAAAGCGAGTGAGGATGCACTAAAAACTGTTATCAAAGAAATAAACCCTCCAATGAATGTTGGTGAAATGGGGAAGATTATTGAAGAGGTTATTAATAGTTATGGATATAAACCAATATCAAACCTCTCTGGGCACGTAATGTATAGGTATGTCTTGCATTCAGGAATAAGTGTTCCAAATGTTAAAGAGAGAACGAATGATGTCGTTGATGTTGGAGATTTGGTTGCAATTGAGCCATTTGCTACTGATGGATTTGGAATGGTTAAGGATGGAAATCTTGGAAATATATATAAATTTATAACCTCAAAGCCGATGAGACTACCCAATGCAAAAACATTATTAAAGAAGATAGAGAAAGAGTATCCTTACCTACCTTTTGCTGAAAGATGGATTGTTAGGGAGAACCCAAAATCTAAAACTGCACTGAGGAGTTTGATTATAGCAGGATGTATTTATGCATATCCAACATTAGTTGAGAGAAACAATGGAATGGTTACGCAAGCAGAGCATACGGTATTGATTACCGAAAATGGAGTAGAAGTCATAACCAAATAATAAAAATAATTGGAATTTGGGTGATGTGTTGAGGGGTTATTTATTGGTATTTTTGGCTGCGAGTATGTGGGGAAGTTTGGGGATTTTTGCCCAAGTTTTTATATCAATTTGAACCGTAATTCCCATCACAAATTTAAATATTTATTTAATTGAATTAACTTCATCTAACACTTTAAGATTATAAGCGATTGTGAAGAGTAAGAGCTTAACACTCAGCCCTTTCTTGCTTACAGCGTGAATATGCTTAGAAAACATCGCAACTAACTTTGAGAAGTTGGTCTCAATGCTTTTTCTCAACTTATTCAATATTTTATACTTTGTTCTCTCTATAAACGATTTAATCATGTTTTCGCTTGCGGTAGCAAGCGAGTAGCAAACTCGAAGAGTTTGCCTAATTTCTTTTTATCGCTTCGAAATAAACTTTCCCCTGCCTTAATAAGTTTTCGAAGCCCTTATCTATATATCCTTTGTCTCCGATTATACTGCAGTTCATAAATTCCCGAACAAACCCTCTAAAATTTTCTTTTAGAATGTCCAAATCATGCTGATTTGCAGGATTTATGGATATCAACATTAGATACAACCCATCGGTAATATAAGTTGCTTTGTATCCATAATACCACAGTCTTTTCGATGGGTTATATCCAACACTGCCGTTTTTTTAATAAGTTCCGAGTATCCAATTTTTTCATGTCTTCCCTTTCTTACGGATTTTTTCGTTTCAATTGGGATTGTATCTATGAATAATAAACAATTTTTGTTTAGGAAAGTCTTTTGAATCTCGAATAAAAGTTGTTCATATCTATTTATTCGTTCAACAATCTTGTTATATCTAATTTTTGTAAATAGTCCTAAATATTCGATTAGTATTTCATAATCCCTCTTATAAACTCCCGAAAAGTATATCATACAAAGAACCGAAAAGATTATTAAGTCTAAGAGAGATATTTTCTCTCTGCGTGTGTATGGCGATTTGTATTTGACGACTATTAGGTAAAACTTAGCTCGCATAAGATTTATTAAACGCTTAATTCTCGGAATTTTAGATTTATCTACGATGTTATTACCTCCAACTATTTTTTTGTAGTAATCTATAATCATATAGTTATATATTTATCTATTTGATGGGAACTACCGTATATTGTATTTAGCATATTTTGATGAAGATGCTTTAAAATATGAACTACTTATGGCATCATTGAGATGTTCAATCGCATATAATAAGTTAGAAAATTATTTATTAGCCGGTAAGTATCCAATAGATGAAATC belongs to Methanotorris formicicus Mc-S-70 and includes:
- the map gene encoding type II methionyl aminopeptidase codes for the protein MNEETYKKIIEAGKIASKVRGEAVKMIKPGVKLYDVAEFVENRIKELGGEPAFPCNISINHIAAHYSPCYNDDKIFGDNDIVKLDLGAHVDGYIADTAVTVDLSNSYNDLKKASEDALKTVIKEINPPMNVGEMGKIIEEVINSYGYKPISNLSGHVMYRYVLHSGISVPNVKERTNDVVDVGDLVAIEPFATDGFGMVKDGNLGNIYKFITSKPMRLPNAKTLLKKIEKEYPYLPFAERWIVRENPKSKTALRSLIIAGCIYAYPTLVERNNGMVTQAEHTVLITENGVEVITK
- a CDS encoding transposase, which translates into the protein MWYYGYKATYITDGLYLMLISINPANQHDLDILKENFRGFVREFMNCSIIGDKGYIDKGFENLLRQGKVYFEAIKRN